The following are encoded in a window of Bacillus sp. SORGH_AS_0510 genomic DNA:
- the helD gene encoding RNA polymerase recycling motor HelD encodes MSDLQNKDWELEQERVCSVVEEIDHKIARLLSNTSTVRSDVLEIRKAFWEDVTVNLDEPDDVIETAASIKQQAELLSERERTHRQMNQHLNTLKKLKYSPYFGRIDVLEEGEKLTDQIYLGITSLMDEKDENFLIYDWRAPISSIYYDYSPGPVHYKTPEGTINGEMFLKRQFIIRASEIKGMFDTGVTIGDEILQEVLGTNASTQMKSIVATIQREQNEIIRNERSKVLIVQGAAGSGKTSAALQRVAYLLYRYRGTLNAENIMLFSPNPLFNSYVATVLPELGEENMQQSTFQEYLTQRLGKEFEIEDPFEQMEYLLRRTEDKEYNTRVMSIRYKASLKFKEIIDQYAIELSKKGLKFKDLTFRGDVIISEKEIHQYFYTLPDSYSIPNRVQLVKDWLVKELKRAVKRERSRSWVEDEIQYLDKEDYMVAFNRLQEKDRFSDNTFDDFEREQRFLAEMVVKEKFKPLFYKVKSFKFIDMPGIYMQLLEQSDVSAEMESRYWSEICSLTINRMKQMEILYEDTTPYVYLQDLIQGRKSNSAIRHIFIDEAQDYSPFQFAFIQRLFPYSKMTLLGDFNQAIFSGATGSETVLTNLDMKDEDIEKFNLTKTYRSTREIVHFTSSLLENGENIIPFNRKGKKPVIEQVNPRSINQLVLDKIKEMKGEGHRTIAVICRTAKESKDVFDSLKQDITLHLIEKGTVSYERGILVIPSYLAKGIEFDAVIVYDCSSYISESERKLFYTVCTRAMHELHIFAAGKVSPLVEVVSKDSYELK; translated from the coding sequence ATGAGCGATTTACAAAACAAAGACTGGGAATTAGAACAAGAGAGAGTTTGCTCAGTTGTAGAGGAAATCGATCACAAGATAGCAAGGCTGCTATCCAATACCAGTACAGTTAGATCTGATGTTTTAGAAATACGAAAAGCTTTTTGGGAAGATGTAACTGTAAATTTAGATGAACCAGATGATGTGATTGAAACGGCTGCTAGTATTAAACAACAGGCTGAATTGTTGTCGGAACGAGAACGGACTCACAGACAAATGAATCAACACCTCAACACACTAAAAAAACTAAAATATTCTCCTTACTTTGGACGAATTGATGTCTTAGAGGAAGGGGAAAAATTAACCGATCAAATATATTTGGGGATTACTTCATTAATGGATGAGAAAGATGAAAATTTTTTAATTTATGACTGGCGCGCACCGATCTCAAGTATTTATTATGATTATTCACCTGGTCCAGTTCATTATAAAACACCCGAAGGAACGATTAATGGTGAGATGTTTTTAAAACGGCAGTTCATCATAAGAGCGTCGGAAATTAAGGGGATGTTCGATACTGGTGTGACCATTGGTGATGAAATTTTGCAGGAAGTCCTTGGTACCAATGCAAGTACTCAAATGAAAAGTATCGTTGCTACAATTCAACGAGAACAGAATGAAATTATTCGGAACGAGAGAAGTAAAGTCCTCATTGTTCAAGGGGCAGCGGGAAGTGGGAAAACGTCGGCTGCTCTGCAACGTGTTGCCTACCTGCTTTATCGATACCGTGGAACATTAAATGCTGAAAACATTATGCTGTTCTCACCTAACCCGTTATTTAATAGTTATGTAGCAACAGTCTTACCGGAACTTGGCGAAGAAAACATGCAACAATCGACCTTCCAGGAATATTTAACTCAAAGGTTAGGTAAGGAATTTGAAATAGAGGACCCTTTTGAGCAAATGGAATATTTACTTAGGCGGACTGAAGATAAGGAATATAATACCAGAGTTATGAGTATTCGGTATAAGGCAAGTCTAAAATTCAAGGAAATTATTGATCAATACGCAATAGAGCTATCAAAAAAGGGTTTGAAATTTAAGGATTTAACATTTAGAGGTGATGTGATAATTTCCGAGAAAGAAATTCATCAATATTTTTATACTTTACCAGATAGTTATTCCATCCCTAACCGAGTGCAGCTTGTAAAGGATTGGTTAGTAAAAGAATTAAAACGAGCAGTGAAGCGTGAACGTTCTAGAAGCTGGGTTGAGGATGAAATACAATATCTTGATAAAGAAGATTATATGGTGGCTTTTAATCGTCTGCAGGAAAAGGACCGTTTTTCAGATAACACATTTGATGACTTTGAACGCGAACAAAGATTTTTAGCTGAAATGGTCGTGAAAGAAAAATTTAAGCCTTTATTTTATAAGGTGAAAAGCTTTAAATTTATAGATATGCCCGGGATTTACATGCAATTATTGGAACAATCGGATGTGTCAGCTGAAATGGAGTCCCGTTATTGGAGCGAAATTTGTAGTCTTACAATTAATCGAATGAAACAAATGGAAATTCTATATGAGGATACAACACCTTATGTATATCTTCAAGATTTAATACAGGGAAGGAAGTCAAATTCAGCGATTCGCCATATTTTTATTGATGAAGCGCAGGATTATTCTCCATTTCAGTTTGCATTTATTCAAAGGCTTTTCCCTTATAGTAAAATGACTCTTTTGGGTGACTTTAATCAGGCAATTTTCTCAGGGGCGACTGGTTCAGAGACGGTTTTAACAAACCTAGATATGAAGGACGAGGATATTGAGAAGTTTAATTTAACCAAAACGTACCGTTCAACAAGAGAAATTGTTCATTTTACGAGCAGTTTGCTTGAGAATGGTGAAAATATCATACCATTTAACCGTAAAGGAAAGAAACCGGTTATTGAACAGGTTAATCCTAGAAGTATCAACCAATTGGTTCTTGATAAAATTAAAGAAATGAAGGGTGAAGGGCATAGAACCATTGCAGTCATTTGTCGGACAGCAAAAGAAAGTAAAGATGTTTTTGACTCACTGAAGCAAGATATCACACTTCACCTAATTGAAAAAGGGACAGTTTCATATGAGCGTGGGATCCTTGTGATTCCTTCGTATTTAGCAAAAGGTATTGAATTTGATGCAGTAATTGTTTATGACTGTTCCTCGTACATTAGCGAATCTGAAAGGAAACTGTTTTATACAGTTTGTACTCGAGCTATGCATGAGCTTCATATTTTTGCGGCAGGAAAGGTTAGTCCTCTTGTAGAAGTAGTGTCAAAGGATTCTTATGAGTTAAAATAA
- a CDS encoding DUF2238 domain-containing protein, with protein MLKEHRSLIIFLLLFSIVLVWSTIHPFDRFTWWLEVMPALIGVFILLFTYRLFTFTTLVYFLVLIHSSILFIGGHYTYAEMPLFNWLKEIWGLDRNYYDRLGHFAQGFIPAIIIRELLIRTSPLRNSKWLPVIVVSMCLAISAVYELVEFFVAILTGEAAEAFLGTQGDVWDTQWDMLLALIGSVTSYVTLRKIHLGQIMGMKK; from the coding sequence ATGTTAAAGGAGCATCGATCTTTGATTATATTCTTGCTACTTTTTTCAATAGTCCTTGTCTGGTCAACAATCCATCCATTCGATCGTTTTACCTGGTGGCTAGAGGTCATGCCAGCATTAATAGGTGTTTTCATATTGCTTTTCACATATCGGCTCTTTACCTTCACAACACTTGTCTACTTTTTGGTTCTTATTCACTCGTCAATTTTATTTATTGGAGGGCATTATACGTATGCTGAAATGCCGTTGTTCAATTGGCTAAAAGAAATTTGGGGATTGGATAGAAATTACTATGATCGACTTGGTCACTTTGCCCAAGGTTTTATTCCAGCTATAATTATACGCGAACTTCTAATACGGACATCTCCTTTAAGAAATTCAAAATGGCTGCCTGTGATAGTTGTTTCTATGTGTTTAGCGATAAGTGCTGTTTATGAATTAGTAGAATTTTTTGTTGCGATATTAACAGGTGAGGCTGCTGAAGCTTTTCTTGGGACGCAAGGAGATGTATGGGATACGCAATGGGATATGTTATTAGCTTTGATTGGATCTGTTACTTCTTATGTAACACTAAGAAAAATTCATTTAGGACAGATTATGGGAATGAAAAAGTAG
- a CDS encoding BA3454 family stress response protein, with the protein MVQIEVTITFEGKSYLTNVITNSETSHEEILRLAYEQVQKQWKK; encoded by the coding sequence ATGGTACAAATTGAAGTAACAATTACGTTCGAAGGGAAAAGTTATTTAACTAATGTCATTACAAACTCTGAAACCTCTCATGAAGAAATACTCAGACTTGCCTATGAACAAGTACAAAAACAATGGAAAAAATAG
- a CDS encoding N-acetyltransferase produces the protein MSIYFEEITKETLYIVLEMVNSNPEYNLIENGKEARTMADIEEEFLNPHTISAFIKLDDTYIGVIDYLMENPKDRLPWLGLLMIHGDYQGYGFGLQAYERYENEMLERGVDQIRLGVLRENKKAILFWESLGFIHYNTVIRENGSGILCYQKQLGKKNFLTEA, from the coding sequence ATGTCAATCTATTTTGAAGAAATAACAAAAGAAACACTGTATATTGTTCTAGAGATGGTTAATTCGAATCCAGAATATAATTTGATTGAAAATGGTAAAGAGGCAAGGACAATGGCAGACATAGAAGAGGAATTTTTAAATCCTCACACAATAAGTGCATTTATTAAGCTTGATGATACTTATATTGGAGTAATCGATTATCTAATGGAAAATCCAAAAGATCGTTTACCCTGGCTGGGGCTGTTAATGATTCATGGTGATTATCAGGGTTATGGCTTTGGTTTGCAGGCTTATGAACGATATGAAAATGAGATGCTAGAACGAGGTGTAGACCAAATTCGATTGGGCGTTTTACGTGAGAATAAAAAAGCAATTCTCTTTTGGGAATCATTAGGATTTATACATTATAATACAGTTATTAGAGAAAATGGTAGTGGTATTTTATGTTATCAAAAGCAATTGGGTAAAAAAAACTTCCTAACGGAAGCTTAG
- a CDS encoding SDR family oxidoreductase, whose protein sequence is MDQRLVVMITGASKGLGSELTFAFAQKGAKLAICARSEEVLQEVKKRAEKLGASQVLAVKADVANSRDVERFVAMTEELFGKVDVLINNASILGPSPMPLLLDYPEEDFMEVLKVNAFSPFLITKRILPGMILQDKGSIINVTSEAGFTGYAGWGAYGISKFALEGLTETWADELNETNVRVNMVDPGEMDTEMHRLAVPDCDYMLAAPKEVVDVFLYLASDSSKHVTGQRFKAQEYPGREDKECSKQH, encoded by the coding sequence ATGGACCAGAGACTAGTAGTTATGATTACAGGGGCATCAAAGGGCCTTGGAAGTGAGTTAACGTTCGCATTTGCGCAAAAAGGCGCAAAATTAGCGATTTGTGCAAGAAGTGAGGAGGTTTTACAAGAAGTTAAAAAAAGGGCAGAAAAACTAGGTGCTTCTCAAGTGCTGGCAGTAAAAGCAGATGTAGCGAATTCCAGAGATGTAGAAAGATTCGTAGCAATGACAGAAGAATTATTTGGAAAAGTAGACGTATTGATTAATAATGCTTCCATTCTTGGCCCAAGTCCGATGCCGCTATTGTTGGATTATCCTGAGGAAGATTTTATGGAAGTATTAAAGGTAAATGCATTTAGCCCGTTTTTAATCACTAAGAGGATTCTTCCTGGTATGATTTTACAAGATAAAGGTTCGATTATTAATGTAACTTCTGAGGCAGGTTTTACGGGTTATGCTGGATGGGGAGCATATGGAATTTCAAAATTTGCGCTTGAAGGTCTAACGGAAACATGGGCCGATGAGCTAAATGAGACGAATGTCAGAGTGAATATGGTTGACCCGGGAGAAATGGATACGGAAATGCATCGGTTAGCTGTACCTGATTGCGACTATATGCTGGCAGCACCGAAAGAAGTGGTGGATGTATTTTTGTATCTCGCCTCTGATTCTTCCAAACATGTTACTGGACAGCGATTTAAAGCACAGGAATATCCAGGAAGGGAGGATAAAGAATGTTCCAAACAACATTAA
- a CDS encoding S-adenosylmethionine:tRNA ribosyltransferase-isomerase, giving the protein MFQTTLRFEIPSLLNAEMPPERRGIRRDHVKLMVLDRQTGNITHDLFFQLASYLSKGDVLVLNSSKTVPAILKSDVYRADNNIQKEIEIRLARRINEYSWEALADFPELKEGDLLKFSSTLHGIVSEISTKGPFIKILFSKQGASLFDEIYALGEPVRYEYINKPWGLEYYQTVFATQPGSVEMPSAGRAFSWELLFNLKKKGVQLVFIQLHTGLSYLLDDKWDHSPTENYEQYRISTEGWETILHAKVEGRRVIAVGTTVVRAMETVARNGVLSGWTNLYIKPTSKLKIANGIITGMHEPEASHLDMLSAFIEKDLLSNAYIEALDKGYLWHEFGDMNLII; this is encoded by the coding sequence ATGTTCCAAACAACATTAAGATTTGAAATCCCTTCTTTATTAAATGCAGAAATGCCGCCTGAAAGGAGAGGCATTAGAAGAGACCATGTAAAATTAATGGTTCTTGACCGACAAACTGGAAATATTACTCATGATTTATTTTTCCAACTTGCTTCCTATTTATCCAAAGGAGATGTGCTCGTATTAAATAGTAGTAAAACTGTTCCTGCCATATTAAAATCAGATGTATACCGAGCGGACAACAATATACAAAAAGAAATCGAAATCCGTTTAGCTAGAAGAATAAATGAATATTCATGGGAGGCGTTAGCAGATTTTCCAGAATTGAAGGAAGGAGACTTATTGAAGTTCTCTTCAACCCTTCATGGAATTGTATCTGAGATCTCTACAAAAGGTCCCTTTATAAAGATTCTATTTTCAAAACAGGGTGCAAGTTTATTTGATGAAATATACGCACTTGGAGAACCTGTTCGCTATGAATATATAAATAAACCGTGGGGGTTAGAATACTACCAAACTGTATTTGCCACTCAACCCGGTTCAGTTGAAATGCCTTCAGCAGGCAGAGCGTTCAGTTGGGAATTATTATTTAATTTGAAAAAAAAGGGAGTCCAGCTTGTATTTATTCAGCTTCATACTGGACTAAGCTATTTATTAGATGATAAATGGGATCACTCCCCGACAGAAAACTATGAGCAATATCGCATATCTACAGAGGGGTGGGAAACGATATTACACGCGAAGGTAGAAGGGAGAAGGGTAATTGCTGTAGGAACTACGGTGGTTCGTGCTATGGAAACGGTCGCAAGGAATGGTGTCCTTTCAGGGTGGACCAATCTATATATTAAGCCAACCTCCAAATTAAAGATTGCTAATGGGATTATTACGGGAATGCATGAACCAGAAGCGAGTCATTTAGATATGCTTTCTGCTTTTATTGAAAAAGATCTTTTATCCAATGCATATATCGAGGCACTTGATAAAGGGTATCTATGGCATGAGTTTGGAGATATGAATCTCATAATATGA
- a CDS encoding alpha/beta hydrolase → MFHFKEENLTGFEARKSIVKEGYSINEIIYESPYKGIVSAYLYVPNHNHELPAVIFIHPGQANRKNFFKEAEMLTKKGFVSLVIETQLMNVNHQDVEQENKRFIETIEPLVDIQNYIKMIMDIRRGITLLSKQGFVDANRIAYVGHGVSATWGGVLAGIETRIKTFIFISGASKLSEWHMKSEHPLALSIRSFITPERFEHFISNLRKLDAIHYVKNAAPASIYFQFANDDEYVDHSLSMGFYSASSLPKKMNWYQTDHEFTDCDDALLDRHDWIFEQIGVSRDSLITESTKN, encoded by the coding sequence ATGTTTCATTTTAAAGAAGAAAATCTAACAGGGTTTGAGGCCAGGAAATCTATAGTAAAAGAAGGATATTCTATAAATGAAATTATTTATGAAAGCCCTTACAAAGGGATCGTATCAGCTTATCTTTATGTTCCAAATCATAATCATGAACTTCCAGCAGTAATTTTTATCCATCCTGGACAGGCCAATAGAAAAAATTTTTTTAAAGAAGCTGAAATGTTAACAAAAAAAGGCTTTGTTTCACTTGTTATTGAAACACAGTTAATGAATGTAAATCATCAAGATGTTGAACAGGAAAATAAAAGATTTATTGAAACAATAGAGCCGTTGGTGGATATCCAAAATTATATAAAGATGATAATGGATATTAGAAGAGGAATAACTCTTCTTAGTAAACAAGGGTTTGTAGATGCCAATCGAATTGCTTATGTCGGTCATGGAGTTTCAGCTACATGGGGAGGAGTTCTAGCAGGGATCGAAACTCGAATAAAGACATTTATTTTCATATCCGGGGCTTCGAAATTATCTGAATGGCATATGAAAAGTGAACATCCACTAGCATTATCAATTCGGAGTTTTATAACCCCAGAACGATTTGAGCACTTTATTTCAAACTTACGTAAATTAGATGCTATTCATTATGTGAAAAATGCAGCGCCAGCCTCTATATATTTTCAATTTGCAAATGATGATGAGTATGTTGATCATAGTCTATCTATGGGTTTTTATTCCGCTTCAAGCTTGCCCAAAAAAATGAACTGGTACCAAACAGATCATGAGTTTACTGATTGTGATGATGCACTTTTAGACCGGCATGATTGGATATTTGAACAGATTGGAGTATCCCGGGATAGTTTGATTACAGAATCAACAAAAAACTAA